A window of the Lactuca sativa cultivar Salinas chromosome 5, Lsat_Salinas_v11, whole genome shotgun sequence genome harbors these coding sequences:
- the LOC111907283 gene encoding E3 ubiquitin-protein ligase RDUF2, translated as MSRTTAASYWCYRCTRFVRVSAEDTLLCPHCEGGFVEAVEASEPPPLGTRRRFPATAMYMLGNNDRSDLRSRRGARRNNGDRSPFNPVIVLRGPAEGNGAVEDSGVGERGFELYYDDGAGSGLQPLPPTMSEFLMGSGFARLLDQLSQIEMNGLGRAGHPPASKAAIESMPTIEISEAHVSTESHCAVCKEAFVISAEAREMPCKHIYHSDCILPWLTLRNSCPVCRHELPTDSTDSNSSNLERSEPTEEESSAVGLTIWRLPGGGFAVGRFSGGRRAGVGGGERELPVVYTEMDGGFNNNSGTPRRIMWESRRNSAGGESGIGRAFRNMFSFFGRLRPSSNSTTNSGGASMARSRSLSSSVFGRMTRRRSRTWILDEQNGMSRW; from the coding sequence ATGTCGAGGACGACGGCGGCGTCTTATTGGTGTTACCGATGCACGCGCTTCGTCAGAGTATCGGCGGAAGACACCCTTTTATGTCCACACTGTGAGGGAGGATTCGTGGAAGCCGTGGAAGCCAGCGAGCCTCCACCGCTGGGTACACGCCGGCGGTTTCCTGCCACGGCGATGTACATGCTTGGAAACAACGATCGATCAGATCTACGCTCACGGCGTGGTGCTCGGCGTAACAACGGAGATAGGTCTCCTTTCAATCCGGTCATCGTTCTTCGTGGTCCTGCGGAAGGTAACGGCGCTGTGGAGGATTCGGGGGTTGGAGAGAGAGGTTTTGAGTTGTACTACGACGACGGAGCAGGTTCGGGTCTACAACCGTTGCCGCCGACGATGTCGGAGTTTCTGATGGGGTCAGGGTTTGCCCGATTGCTCGATCagttgtctcagatcgagatgaaCGGGTTAGGTCGGGCAGGACATCCTCCGGCTTCAAAAGCAGCTATTGAATCGATGCCGACGATCGAGATCTCAGAGGCACACGTTAGCACGGAATCACACTGTGCTGTTTGCAAAGAAGCGTTCGTGATCAGCGCTGAAGCTCGTGAGATGCCATGTAAACACATCTATCACTCCGATTGTATCCTCCCATGGCTTACTCTCCGAAACTCGTGCCCGGTTTGCCGGCACGAACTCCCAACGGATTCAACAGATTCAAATTCCAGCAATCTAGAACGCTCTGAACCAACCGAGGAAGAATCATCAGCAGTTGGATTAACGATATGGAGATTACCTGGTGGCGGATTTGCAGTTGGGAGGTTCTCTGGCGGTAGAAGAGCCGGCGTCGGCGGCGGTGAGAGGGAGCTTCCTGTTGTATACACGGAAATGGACGGTGGATTTAACAATAATTCTGGTACTCCAAGGAGGATTATGTGGGAATCAAGAAGGAACAGTGCAGGTGGAGAAAGTGGGATAGGAAGAGCTTTCCGCAACATGTTCTCGTTTTTCGGGAGGCTACGGCCATCTTCAAATTCAACCACCAATTCCGGTGGTGCATCAATGGCTAGAAGCCGGAGTTTGTCCAGTTCTGTTTTCGGTAGAATGACCAGGAGAAGAAGTAGAACTTGGATTTTAGACGAACAGAATGGTATGTCCAGATGGTAA